A section of the Oryza sativa Japonica Group chromosome 1, ASM3414082v1 genome encodes:
- the LOC112937614 gene encoding uncharacterized protein gives MMGAPMPRGGGGGGEARVTPAVAGEQRRAALEMRKERLVRKASSLATRCDVPVAVICPGVGAGGEPTWWPSKEEVWAIATRYKSLPEKDRRKHSVDNASYCENQAAAKQGPGGGGGELAMAAAQVDGIAAMPDVELLELLRSIDVSLAAASDTIQKAADEAEQSVSLERAHAHAHAGALMVDSQEDAAPPPAASGNGVAYDGEHINLGGYMIEHNRFEAIWREHAIPPPQSLLPDDDGGEPLRLWSFDDGETVVLPDDDGGEPLRLWSFDDGETRWKKPLRGGDDQSSLDFCVDEILDKLMDFRSIL, from the exons tcgccggcgagcagcggcgcgcggcgttGGAGATGAGGAAGGAGAGGCTGGTGAGGAAGGCGAGCTCGCTCGCGACGCGGTGCGACGTCCCCGTCGCCGTGATCTGCCCGGGCGTCGGCGCCGGGGGCGAGCCGACGTGGTGGCCGTCGAAGGAGGAGGTCTGGGCGATCGCCACTCGGTACAAATCGCTGCCGGAGAAGGATCGGCGGAAGCACTCCGTGGACAACGCCTCCTACTGCGAGAACCAAGCCGCCGCAAAGCAaggacccggcggcggcggcggcgagttggccatggcggcggcgcaggtggaCGGCATCGCCGCCATGCCCGACGTGGAGCTACTGGAGCTTCTCCGATCCATCGACGTCTCCCTGGCCGCCGCGAGCGACACGATCCAGAAGGCCGCCGACGAGGCTGAACAAAGTGTCTCGCTCGagcgcgcgcacgcgcacgcTCACGCGGGCGCGCTCATGGTGGACTCCCAGGAggatgccgcgccgccgccggcggcgagcgggaacGGCGTCGCGTACGACGGCGAGCACATCAACTTGGGCGGGTACATGATCGAGCACAACCGATTCGAAGCAATCTGGCGCGAACACGCGATCCCTCCTCCACAAAGCCTCCtgccggacgacgacggcggcgaaccgctGCGGCTGTGGTCGTTCGACGACGGCGAAACGGTAGTCTtgccggacgacgacggcggcgaaccgctGCGGCTGTGGTCGTTCGACGACGGCGAAACG AGATGGAAAAAGCCGCTGCGAGGAGGGGACGATCAGAGCTCGCTGGACTTCTGTGTTGATGAAATCCTGGATAAACTGATGGATTTTCGATCGATACTTTGA